The following DNA comes from Deinococcus misasensis DSM 22328.
GTGCTGTCCCGCAAGGATTTTGTGTTCAGAAATTTCCTGAGCCGGTACCTTGCCATCACCATGTACGTCTCTGGGGGCATGATTCCCTTCTTCATCCTGATCCGCGACCTGCACCTGATGAACACCTTCACGGTGTACATCCTGCCCGGACTGGTCAACGTGTTCTTCATCTTCATGATCCGCTCTTTCATCGATGCCCTGCCTTACGAACTGCAAGAATCGGCCAAGCTGGACGGAGCCAACGACTTCACCATCTTCTGGCGGGTGATTCTGCCCCTCTGCAAACCCGTGCTGGCCACCGCTGCCCTGTTCATTGCTGTGGGCCAATGGAACAGCTGGTTTGACACCTACCTGTTCAACGGTTCCAACCCAGACCTGACCACCCTGCAATTCGAATTGATGAAAATTTTGCAGTCCACCCAGACCGGACAGGACGCCGTAAACGGCAACGACATGGCCCGCAACATGCAGCAGGTCAGCCCAGAGTCCATCAAGATGGCCATCACCATGGTGACCACCGTGCCGATCCTGATGGTCTACCCCTTCCTGCAACGCTACTTCGTGGCAGGCATGACCCTCGGGGCCGTCAAAGGCTGAGCCCCATCCCACTGTTTCAAACAGCAGGATTCAAACCCCTGAATGCTGCTGAAACCTTGAAGGAGAAACACCATGAAACGCACTGCTCTCGTCACCCTCGGACTCCTCAGCATCTCTGGCGCTTTTGCCCAGACCACCATCACCGGATTCTTTGCCGACCCCAACCCCAACTGGATGAACATGCAGGACGATGTGGGCAAGGAAATCACCAAACGCACTGGCGTGGTCCTCAAAGCCGAATTTGCCGTGGGAGACCCCAACCAGAAAATCAATTTGATTGCTGCCTCGGGTCAGTATCCTGACATCATCGCCCCAAAAGGTGCAGCAGGGGTGTTGATTGATGCCGGAGCCATGCTGGACCTCACCTCCATGATCAGCAAAAGTGCACCCAGCATCAAAAAAGTCATTGGCAATCAGCTCAACCGCATGAAGTTTTCCAACAAAGACCAGGGCATTTACTTCATCCCCAACAACGACACCATCGGACAGGTCAATTTTGACACCGACGCCCTGTTCAAAGTCCAGTTGGCGGCCCTCAAAGAAGCCAAATACCCCAAAATCAAAACCCTCAAAGACTTTGAGAAAGTCATCGCCGATTACGTCAAGAAACACCCCAAAACCGCAGACGGCAAGCCCACTCTGGGACTCTCCCTGCTGGCAGATGACTGGCGCTTCGTGATTTCTGTGACCAACCCCGCCTCTTTCGCCATTGGCTCTTGGGATGACGGGGAATGGGCCGTGGACACCAAAACCTACAAAGCCAAACCCCACTTCTTCCGCCCAGAGGAACGTGAGTACTTCCGGTGGCTGAACCACATGAACGACATTGGCCTGCTGGACAAAGAATCCTTCACCCAGAAATACGACCAGTACCTCGCCAAGATTGCCTCTGGCCGGGTGGTCGGTGTGATCGATGCCAACTGGGACATTGGTGATGCGGTCAACTCCCTGAAAGCTGCAGGCAAATTTGACCAGATGTACGGGCGGTTCGGACCCACCCTCAAGAGCACCATGAAAGCCGGATACAACGCGCCCACGGGCTTCCGTGGCGGTTACGGCGTGGGGATCACCAAGTCTGCCAAAGACCCCGCCAAGATCCTCAAGTTCCTCGATTTTCTGTCCAGCGATGAAGGTCAGGTGCTGATCAACTGGGGCATCGAAGGCAAGCATTACAAAGTGGTGAACGGCAAACGCGAATTCCTGCCCAAGTATCAGGAAATGAAAGAAAAAGACCCTGCTGCCTTCCAGCGTGAAACCGGAATTGGCAGTTATGGCCTGTCCCTGCGTTATGGGGACGGGGTGAAAGACAAGAGCGGAAATTACTACACCACCAACTTCCCAGAGCAAATTCTGGACGGCTACACCGACGCCGAAAAAGCTGCCCTGAAAGCCTACAAAGTCAGATTCTGGGGCGATTTGCTGCCCAAAGCCAGCCAGTTCAAACCCATCCCCTGGGCTGCTGCATGGTCGATTCCAGTTCCTCAAGACAGCGCACTGTCCGAATTCTGGAACCGTGAGCAGGAAATCACCCGCAAGTACATCCCGAAAGCCATTCTGGCCGATCCCAAAGACTTCGACAAAATCTACGATGAAATGCTGAACGTGATGGACAAACAACTCAGCAAGTACAACGACCTGATGACCGAACTGGTGCAGGACCGCCTGAAACTCTGGGGCGTGATCAAGAAGTAACCCCCTGTTTTACACCCTGCTTCTCGCCACCCCCTGCTTCTCGCAAGCTTGAAGCTGTCCCCCTTCACTGGGGGACGGTTTTTAAGGACCGGAACCCAAGATGACTCCACACCTGAGATACACCCGAGCTGCACAAAACTGGAATGAAGCCCTGCCTCTGGGAAATGGCTTGCTGGGGGCCATGGTTTATGGAGGTGTCCATCATGAAACCCTCGATTTGAACGAAGGCACCCTGTGGTCCGGTTTCCCCAGAGACGACATCAATTACGAAGCCAGACGGCACCTGCAAAAAGTGCGGGAATTGCTGCAAGACGGCCAGCACTTCGAAGCCCAGAGCCGAATCGAACAGCACATGCTGGGACGCTCCCCTGAAGCCTATCAACCTCTGGGCACCCTGAAAATCCATGCCCTGAATGCTCCAGAGGCATCAAACTACCAGCGCACCCTGAACCTGTCAGACGGCATTTTTGAGGTGCAATACCAGAGGGAAAACGGGACTCGGGAGTCGCGTGAGGCGTTCATCAGCCACCCGGATTCGGTGTTGGCCTACCGCTGGAAAGCCGAGCAGGGCACCCTTCCCGAGCTTTTCATCACGCTGGAGACCCCTCATCCTGCACAATTGCAACTTGAGCAGGCAGGTCTGGTGCTGAAAGGCCAACTGCCTTCCAGAGTGGTGGACAATTACCATCAGGACCACCCCGAGCCTGTGCTTTACGAAGACGGTCTGGGCCTCTGTTTCTGTGCCCTGCTGAAAGTCCAGACGGAAGGGGGAAAAGTCACCCCTCTGGCACAGGGCTTAAAGATCGAGGGGGCAAGGTCGGTGGTGGTGCTCCTGACGGCAGCCTCCAACCATCAGGACTGGAAAACCGTCCCAGATCCTCTGGATGAACGGCCCGAGGTGCAGTGCCGGGAAGTGCTGGAAGGGGACGGTCCCCTGTCTTGGGAAACCCTCAAAGCAAGGCACCTTCAGGACCACCAGAGCCTGTTTTCAAGGGTGTCCCTGAACCTGTACGCCGATTCCAGTCGGGACCACCTGCCCACCGACCAGAGGCTGCAAGCCTACAAGGCCGGAGAACAAGACCCTGAACTGGAAAGCCTGTACTTCCAATATGGGCGTTACCTGTTAATGGCTTCCTCCAGAGCCGGAGGGCAACCCGCCAACCTGCAAGGGCTCTGGAACCCCCACGTGACCCCGCCTTGGTGCAGCGATTACACCATCAACATCAACACCCAGATGAACTACTGGATGGCAGAAAGCTGCAACCTCTCCGAATGCACCGAACCCCTGTTCGCCTTGCTGGACGACCTTTCCCATGCAGGAAGGCGAACAGCCAGAGTCCATTACGGGGCCAGAGGATGGACCGCCCACCACAACACCGACCTCTGGCGCATGACCACCCCCACCAACGGCAGTGCCAGTTGGGCATTCTGGCCGATGGGTGGAGGGTGGCTTTCCCGGCACCTGTGGGAACATTACCTGTTCACGCGGGACACCGACTTCCTGCGGTATCAGGCTCTGCCTGTGCTCTCTGGGGCAGCAGAATTCCTGCTGGACTGGATGGTGGAACACCCGAACGGCACGCTGGGCACATCTCCATCCAGCAGTCCAGAAAACCAATTTCTGGACGCTCACGGACAGAAGTGTGCCGTGACCTCATCGTGCACCATGGATCTGGCCATTTTGAAAGATGTGCTGTCCTGCACTCTGGAGGCCTGCGAAATTCTGGACACCCACGAAGACCTGCAAGAAGAAATCCGGGCTGCCCTGCCCCGCATTGCCCCTTTCCAAACCGGGTCCAGAGGTCAGGTGCTGGAGTGGGATCAGGAATTCGAGGAGGCCGAAAAAGGCCACCGACACTTCTCCCACCTGTACGGTCTTTTTCCTGCCGACCTGTTCGATGCCCACTTGAAACAGGCCAGTCGGGTCACCCTGCAAGAACGCCTTGACCACGGCAGTGGACACACCGGATGGAGCGCAGCATGGGCCGCCAACCTGTTCGCACGCCTGCAAGACCGCGAAAAAGCCTACGAGATGCTGCACAAACTGCTGGCCCACTCGACGTTGCCCAACCTGCTGGACGACCATCCTCCCTTTCAGATTGACGGCAACTTTGGAGGCACCTCTGCCATCTCAGAAATGCTGCTGCAAAGCCACGGAGACGTGCTGCACCTGCTGCCTGCCCTGCCCGAGCACTGGGCCTCTGGAGAAGTCCGGGGCCTGAAAGCCCGGGGAAACCTGACCGTGGACCTGCTCTGGCGGGATGGAAAACTGGTTTCTGCTCAAATTCTTTCAGCCCAGAATTGCACGGTGGTTGTGCAGCACGGACATTTTTGCAAAAGCATGGATTTGAAAGCAGGGCGGAAGGTGAGGCTGGGAGGGGCTCTGGAAGGGCAGCTTGAGGGGCAAAAGGCTTTGTAGGGGCTAGGGATGCCTCGCCCTTTTGCCGAGAGCCGAGAGCCGAGAGCCGAGAGCCGAGAGCCGAGAGCATCGTCCCACACGTATAAAAATCTTCAAAGGGAACTGTAGGGGCGAGGCGTGCCTCGCCCTTGGAAGAACAGAAAGCAACATGCTCTATCCAAACAAAGAATCTTCAAAGGGAACTGTAGGAGCGCAGCGTGCTGCGCCCAACACAAAACCCAGAGCGTTCAGTCATTCGTACCAGAAATCGTCAAAGAGACCTGTAGGGGCGAGGCATGCCTCGCCCAAACCCACCAACCCCAGAGGGCTTTCAAAGCTGAACGCTGATGGCTGACAGCTGAACGCTTCTCTCAAACCAAGGAGCACCATGATCAACCTGAAAATCCCCAAAATTCCTTACGGCGGAGACTGGAACCCCGAGCAGTGGGACCGTGAAGTCTGGCTGCAAGACATCGAAATGTTCAAAGAGGCTGGAATTGACCTGCTGTCCATCAACATTTTTTCGTGGACCCAGTTGCAGCCCGATGAAGACACCTACGATTTTGCGATGCTGGATGACATCATCCGGCTTTTGAAAGAAAATGACATGAAAGTGTGCCTCGGGACGGGCACTGCTGCACACCCGGCGTGGATGGCCACAAAGCATCCGGACATCCTGAGGGTGGACTTTCAGGGGCGCAAACGCAAGTTTGGAGACCGGCACAACTCTTGCCCTTCCAGCCCCACTTACCGCCGTTTCGCCCCGAGGCTTGCAGAAGAACTGGCCAAACGCTACCAACATGAAGATGCGATTTCCCTCTGGCATGTGTCCAATGAGTACACCGGGGTCTGTTACTGCGAGAACTGCGAAAAAGCCTTCCGGGTGTGGCTCAGAAAGCGTTACCAGACGCTGGATGAGCTGAACCGTGCATGGAACACCCGTTTCTGGAACCAGACCCTCACCGATTGGGATCAGGTGGTGGTGCCCAACCAGCTCACCGTGCAGTGGTCGGACCGGGGGATGTGCCAGCAACCTCTGGTGCTGGATTTCACCCACTTCAGCTCGGACAACTTTTTGGAGGTGTACAGCCTTGAGCATGAAGCCATCAAGAAGCACATCCCAGAGGCTGTTGTCACCACCAACCTGATGGGGGCGTACCGGCCTTACAATTACCGCGAGTGGGCGAGGAAAATGGACGTGGTGAGCTGGGATTGCTACCCTCAACCCAGCCAGCCTCCGGCCCATGTGGGTTTCCTGCATGATCTGATGCGGGGACTGAAAAACGGCCAGAGTTTCCTGTTGATGGAGCAAACCCCCAGCCAGACCAACTGGCAGCCGTACAACTGGGTGAAACGGCCCGGTGCGATGCGTCTGGGCAGTTATCAGGCGGTGGCACACGGTGCGGATTCGGTGCTGTTCTTCCAGATGCGCCAATCGGTGGCTGCCTGCGAGAAATTCCACGGGGCAGTCATCGACCACACCGGACGCAACGACACGAGGGTGTTCAAAGAGGTGGCGGCTCTGGGCGCCGAATTGCAGAAACTGGGTCCAGAGCTGCTGGGTTCTGAACTCCAGAGCGAGGTGGCCCTGTGGTTCGACTGGGAAACCTGGTGGGCGCTGGAAAATTCTGCTGGCCCGAGTGTGGACCTGCACTACATGGAGCAGGTGGCCCGTTATTACAGCGCTCTACATCAGGACGGAATTTCTGTGGATGTGGTGGGACCGGGATCTGACCTCTCGAAGTACAAACTGCTGGTGACACCCACCCTGTACTTGCTGCACCCTGAGGACACGGACGCCATCACAGCTTTTGTGCAAAACGGAGGCACCCTGCTGTCCAGTTTCCTGACCGGTGTGGCAGACGTGAACGACCATGTGTTCCGTGGAGGGGCACCCGGCCCACTGCGTGAAGTGTTCGGGCTGTGGAGTGAAGAAATCGACGCCCTGCCTCCAGCACAAAAAAACCGTGTGGTGATGGAAGCCCCTCTGGGTGAGCTGCAAGGCAGTTACGAATGCAACCTCCTGTTTGACCTCTTGCGCCTGAATGGAGCGGAAGTGCTCGCCACTTATGGAGAGGATTTCTATGCAGGACAGGCTGCACTGACCCGCCACATTTACGGCTCTGGCACCGCGTATTACGTGGCCACCAGTCCAGAGGAAACCTTCTTGCAGGGGCTCATCCGGCATGTGTGCAAAGAGAAAGGCATTGCAGGACTGCTGCCAGAGGTGCCTGAAGGTCTGGAAATCACCCGGCGCAGCAAAGACGGCAAGGATTACGTGTTCCTGCTGAACCACAAACCGACAAAAATCACCGTGGATCTGCGTGACCTGCATCTGCATGATCTGCTGCTGGACGAAGAACTCTCAGGATCCATCATTCTGAAAGGCCGGGATGTGAAGGTGTGCAGGCAAATCCACGTACAGTGAATCAGCAAGAGCAAAGGGATCTTGAAATCCAGAGAGGGTCAGTCCTACAGACAAGGGATGTCTCGTTCGCACCTTTGAAAGTTTGACCCCAAAAGCCAGCACATCACTGGGGTCTTTTGCTTTCATAAACAGCAAGATCCACAGAAGAAAAGTGAAAGCCCACTCTGGTTTTGAGACTCAAGAGGAAGCAAGAAAACTTTCCTTACGGCTGAAAGCTGAATGCTGAACCCTGACGGCTCTTGATGCTGGCATCGCCCGAACAGCAACTTTGCATTGACCTTGGTCCATTGAAGCTTTGCCTTCAGTTGTTTCCAGAGGGGTGCCTTAAAATGAACAGGGTAAAATTTGTGTGCAATTTGCATTCCTGAAAGGTTCCATGTCCAATCCTGTCTCTGCTCTGGCACAATCCAGTTTCTCTTTTGATGACTTTTTTCAGCGTCACACCTGTCCGATGCTGCTCGTGCATGCCTCGACCTGCAAGGTGATGTCGGCCAATCCACAGGCAGTGAAGCAGTACGGCTGGACCCTGACGGAATTTCAAAACCTTGCCTTGCAGGACTTCACCCTTGCCCCTCTGGAGGACTTCGGTCAAAAACCAGAGGGGCAATTGCGTGTTCCCCAGAAGGCCATCGGGGGACAGGTGTTTCAGATGGAATTGACGTGGCAAACCCACGGTGAAACGGTGGTGGTCACGGCCCGCAACATGCTGCTGGAACAGGCATTGCAGCAAGAGTTGGAACACCAGATCTCCCAGATGCAGCGCATGGCCGAATTGCCACGCTTGCTCTACCCCGAGACCAGCATGGACGCCATCCACCAGACCATCACCGATGCTGCCCGTGAAATCATCGGGGCGCATCAGGCGGTCACCAGTCTGTCTGAAAACCAGAACTGGGAACAGATGCTCTCTGCCCTGTCCCTGAGCGAGAAATATGCCGAGTACCGGGATTTTGATCCTCCTCCCACAGGCAAAGGCATTTACGTGATGGTCTGCGAAAACAACCGTTCCATGCGCCTGTCCCAGAGCGAACTGGAGTCCCATCCCAGATGGCGAAATTTCAGCGAGCATCAGGACACCCACCCGCCCATGCGGGGTTGGCTTGCGGTGCCCTTGATCGGAAGGGACGGCAAAAACCTCGGGTTGATCCAGCTCAGCGACAAGTACGAAGGGGAGTTCACCGAACTCGATGAAATCATGTTGATGCAGTTTGCCCATGTGGCCTCCAGCATCATCGAATCCAGCAAAATGCTGCACCAGATTGTGTCCACCGAACGCCGCATGAACGTTGCCTTGCAAGCCGCAGAAGTGGGCTACTGGGAATGGGACATGCCGACAGGGAATCTGTTCTGGGATGAAAAAACCGCTGAATTGATGGGCGTTCCCCTCTCCGAATTCTCTGGGCGCATTGAAGCTTTTTACGATGCCCTGCGCGAAGACGACCAGAGCCGTGTGATGGAAAACATCAGCCACGCCCTTGAAAACCATGTGCCTTACTCGGTGTCCTTCCGGGTGAAAGGCATCACCGACCACCACCACCGGATGGCAAGGGGCCGCTTCCACTACCGGGACAATGGC
Coding sequences within:
- a CDS encoding carbohydrate ABC transporter permease, whose product is MSQSPYRNPLQKPSVMDRVVDIGIVVVLLLVVIVTLYPFLNVLAISFNASSDTVKGGITIFPRAFTFDNYRTIFSFGSIPQAFLISVLRTVVGTVLSLIACSMVAYVLSRKDFVFRNFLSRYLAITMYVSGGMIPFFILIRDLHLMNTFTVYILPGLVNVFFIFMIRSFIDALPYELQESAKLDGANDFTIFWRVILPLCKPVLATAALFIAVGQWNSWFDTYLFNGSNPDLTTLQFELMKILQSTQTGQDAVNGNDMARNMQQVSPESIKMAITMVTTVPILMVYPFLQRYFVAGMTLGAVKG
- a CDS encoding ABC transporter substrate-binding protein — its product is MKRTALVTLGLLSISGAFAQTTITGFFADPNPNWMNMQDDVGKEITKRTGVVLKAEFAVGDPNQKINLIAASGQYPDIIAPKGAAGVLIDAGAMLDLTSMISKSAPSIKKVIGNQLNRMKFSNKDQGIYFIPNNDTIGQVNFDTDALFKVQLAALKEAKYPKIKTLKDFEKVIADYVKKHPKTADGKPTLGLSLLADDWRFVISVTNPASFAIGSWDDGEWAVDTKTYKAKPHFFRPEEREYFRWLNHMNDIGLLDKESFTQKYDQYLAKIASGRVVGVIDANWDIGDAVNSLKAAGKFDQMYGRFGPTLKSTMKAGYNAPTGFRGGYGVGITKSAKDPAKILKFLDFLSSDEGQVLINWGIEGKHYKVVNGKREFLPKYQEMKEKDPAAFQRETGIGSYGLSLRYGDGVKDKSGNYYTTNFPEQILDGYTDAEKAALKAYKVRFWGDLLPKASQFKPIPWAAAWSIPVPQDSALSEFWNREQEITRKYIPKAILADPKDFDKIYDEMLNVMDKQLSKYNDLMTELVQDRLKLWGVIKK
- a CDS encoding glycoside hydrolase family 95 protein, with amino-acid sequence MTPHLRYTRAAQNWNEALPLGNGLLGAMVYGGVHHETLDLNEGTLWSGFPRDDINYEARRHLQKVRELLQDGQHFEAQSRIEQHMLGRSPEAYQPLGTLKIHALNAPEASNYQRTLNLSDGIFEVQYQRENGTRESREAFISHPDSVLAYRWKAEQGTLPELFITLETPHPAQLQLEQAGLVLKGQLPSRVVDNYHQDHPEPVLYEDGLGLCFCALLKVQTEGGKVTPLAQGLKIEGARSVVVLLTAASNHQDWKTVPDPLDERPEVQCREVLEGDGPLSWETLKARHLQDHQSLFSRVSLNLYADSSRDHLPTDQRLQAYKAGEQDPELESLYFQYGRYLLMASSRAGGQPANLQGLWNPHVTPPWCSDYTININTQMNYWMAESCNLSECTEPLFALLDDLSHAGRRTARVHYGARGWTAHHNTDLWRMTTPTNGSASWAFWPMGGGWLSRHLWEHYLFTRDTDFLRYQALPVLSGAAEFLLDWMVEHPNGTLGTSPSSSPENQFLDAHGQKCAVTSSCTMDLAILKDVLSCTLEACEILDTHEDLQEEIRAALPRIAPFQTGSRGQVLEWDQEFEEAEKGHRHFSHLYGLFPADLFDAHLKQASRVTLQERLDHGSGHTGWSAAWAANLFARLQDREKAYEMLHKLLAHSTLPNLLDDHPPFQIDGNFGGTSAISEMLLQSHGDVLHLLPALPEHWASGEVRGLKARGNLTVDLLWRDGKLVSAQILSAQNCTVVVQHGHFCKSMDLKAGRKVRLGGALEGQLEGQKAL
- a CDS encoding beta-galactosidase — encoded protein: MINLKIPKIPYGGDWNPEQWDREVWLQDIEMFKEAGIDLLSINIFSWTQLQPDEDTYDFAMLDDIIRLLKENDMKVCLGTGTAAHPAWMATKHPDILRVDFQGRKRKFGDRHNSCPSSPTYRRFAPRLAEELAKRYQHEDAISLWHVSNEYTGVCYCENCEKAFRVWLRKRYQTLDELNRAWNTRFWNQTLTDWDQVVVPNQLTVQWSDRGMCQQPLVLDFTHFSSDNFLEVYSLEHEAIKKHIPEAVVTTNLMGAYRPYNYREWARKMDVVSWDCYPQPSQPPAHVGFLHDLMRGLKNGQSFLLMEQTPSQTNWQPYNWVKRPGAMRLGSYQAVAHGADSVLFFQMRQSVAACEKFHGAVIDHTGRNDTRVFKEVAALGAELQKLGPELLGSELQSEVALWFDWETWWALENSAGPSVDLHYMEQVARYYSALHQDGISVDVVGPGSDLSKYKLLVTPTLYLLHPEDTDAITAFVQNGGTLLSSFLTGVADVNDHVFRGGAPGPLREVFGLWSEEIDALPPAQKNRVVMEAPLGELQGSYECNLLFDLLRLNGAEVLATYGEDFYAGQAALTRHIYGSGTAYYVATSPEETFLQGLIRHVCKEKGIAGLLPEVPEGLEITRRSKDGKDYVFLLNHKPTKITVDLRDLHLHDLLLDEELSGSIILKGRDVKVCRQIHVQ
- a CDS encoding GAF domain-containing sensor histidine kinase, with amino-acid sequence MSNPVSALAQSSFSFDDFFQRHTCPMLLVHASTCKVMSANPQAVKQYGWTLTEFQNLALQDFTLAPLEDFGQKPEGQLRVPQKAIGGQVFQMELTWQTHGETVVVTARNMLLEQALQQELEHQISQMQRMAELPRLLYPETSMDAIHQTITDAAREIIGAHQAVTSLSENQNWEQMLSALSLSEKYAEYRDFDPPPTGKGIYVMVCENNRSMRLSQSELESHPRWRNFSEHQDTHPPMRGWLAVPLIGRDGKNLGLIQLSDKYEGEFTELDEIMLMQFAHVASSIIESSKMLHQIVSTERRMNVALQAAEVGYWEWDMPTGNLFWDEKTAELMGVPLSEFSGRIEAFYDALREDDQSRVMENISHALENHVPYSVSFRVKGITDHHHRMARGRFHYRDNGTAYLFTGIIMDITERVQALDQLQESERKLRELMQVQKRFIADAAHELRTPLTAIQGNLDMFTRFPHIPEQDKKEILSDVQREATRLGRLVNDMLQLARGDAGAVLRSDELELHQVVQAAWKQIERVSEHHTITLGPLEHITLEGDSDRLKQLTLILLENALKYTPEGGTVHLALQRNQNCAELRVQDNGYGISPQDLERVFERFYRADQSRHRGEDPGGTGLGLPIARWIVEQHGGHIWLESEVGKGTVAVVQLPIQEPEQD